In the genome of Calothrix sp. PCC 6303, the window ATGTAACTTTAGTTAAACCAATTACACTCTGATTAACTTGATTAAAAATATTCAAAATTTGAGCAGCGCAGGATTTTTCACCGTAAGATGTATATATATGGTCGCCTAACATTAATAAAAATGCTTCATCTCCAACCCATTTTTTGGCACAGTAGACAGCATGTCCGTAACCTTCCTGCCGGTCTTGAGTTAAAATTGTGATTCGGTCGCCCAAATCTACTAAATACTTACTAAATACTTGATTTTCAGGGGATAGTTTTTCAAAAAGTTCGGCACTGGGTGGTCTTTTAAATAAGGTTTTGAATATCTTTTTATCATCTGGTTGAACAATAATTGCAACTTCTTCAATTCCAGCTTTAATTGCTTCTTCAATAATTAATAAAATTACAGGTTTGGCTCTGCCATCTCGATCAATAATGGGAAAAAGTTCTTTTTTAACAACTTTGGTACTGGGAAATAACCTTGTGCCAAAACCTGCTGCGGG includes:
- a CDS encoding UTP--glucose-1-phosphate uridylyltransferase; protein product: MPANRIRKAVIPAAGFGTRLFPSTKVVKKELFPIIDRDGRAKPVILLIIEEAIKAGIEEVAIIVQPDDKKIFKTLFKRPPSAELFEKLSPENQVFSKYLVDLGDRITILTQDRQEGYGHAVYCAKKWVGDEAFLLMLGDHIYTSYGEKSCAAQILNIFNQVNQSVIGLTKVTSESLHQVGCVTGIWQQQKDVLSVTQIAEKPSIDYAHQNLRMDGLCEDEFLSIFGLYALTPTIFDCLEQDIQNNKRMKGEFQLTTCLDSLRQIESMTGYFVNGKCFDIGLPSAYLQTLIDFKNR